The following are encoded in a window of Roseivirga misakiensis genomic DNA:
- the rpsE gene encoding 30S ribosomal protein S5 translates to MTQKVRNIKASDIDLKEKVVAIKRVAKVVKGGRRFSFSAIVVVGDGNGVVGYGLGKANEVTDAITKGIDDAKKNLVKVPIFKGTVPHEVLGKYGGGLVLVKPASEGTGVIAGGAMRAVFESAGVHNVLAKSKGSSNPHNVVKATFDALLQMRDPLAVAQQRGVELSKVFNG, encoded by the coding sequence ATGACACAAAAAGTAAGAAATATTAAGGCTAGTGACATCGACTTGAAAGAAAAAGTTGTTGCCATTAAAAGAGTTGCCAAAGTAGTTAAAGGTGGTAGAAGATTCAGCTTCTCTGCAATTGTTGTAGTAGGAGATGGTAATGGTGTAGTTGGATACGGACTTGGTAAAGCCAATGAGGTGACAGACGCTATCACTAAAGGTATCGATGATGCTAAAAAGAACTTAGTGAAAGTACCTATTTTCAAAGGTACGGTTCCTCACGAAGTTCTTGGTAAATATGGCGGAGGTTTAGTACTAGTTAAGCCAGCTTCTGAAGGTACAGGAGTAATAGCTGGTGGTGCTATGCGTGCTGTATTTGAAAGCGCGGGTGTACATAACGTACTAGCGAAGTCTAAAGGATCTTCGAATCCACATAACGTTGTAAAGGCTACTTTCGATGCATTATTGCAAATGAGAGATCCATTGGCTGTTGCACAACAAAGAGGTGTCGAGTTAAGCAAAGTTTTTAACGGTTAA
- the rpmD gene encoding 50S ribosomal protein L30: protein MAKVIITQVKSTIDRPERQKRTIKALGLGKINRSVEVENTPQIAGMINKVNHLVSVKEA, encoded by the coding sequence ATGGCAAAGGTTATTATCACCCAAGTAAAAAGTACCATTGATAGACCCGAGAGACAAAAAAGGACTATAAAAGCCTTAGGTCTTGGGAAAATCAACAGATCTGTTGAAGTAGAAAATACACCTCAGATTGCTGGTATGATTAATAAAGTAAATCACCTTGTATCTGTAAAGGAAGCATAA
- the rplO gene encoding 50S ribosomal protein L15, which yields MKLNTLTPAEGSTKNNKRIGRGTGSGRGGTSTRGHKGAKSRSGYSRKSGFEGGQMPLQRRVPKFGFTSPNRVEYKAINLDTLQELAEKTGEATINVETLIANGLAGKNDLIKVLGRGELKSKVDVTAHKFSASALAAIEKAGGTGTNI from the coding sequence ATGAAACTGAATACATTAACGCCTGCAGAAGGCTCTACAAAAAATAATAAAAGGATAGGACGTGGTACTGGTTCTGGTAGAGGTGGAACCTCGACAAGAGGACACAAAGGTGCTAAGTCAAGATCTGGATATTCACGTAAATCTGGCTTCGAAGGAGGTCAAATGCCTTTACAGAGACGTGTACCTAAATTTGGTTTCACCAGCCCGAACAGAGTTGAGTACAAAGCCATTAACTTAGACACACTTCAGGAACTGGCTGAAAAGACTGGTGAAGCTACGATTAACGTAGAGACGCTAATCGCTAATGGTTTGGCTGGAAAGAATGACCTAATTAAGGTTCTAGGACGAGGCGAGTTAAAATCAAAAGTAGATGTAACTGCTCACAAGTTTTCTGCGTCTGCATTAGCAGCAATCGAGAAAGCAGGAGGAACAGGCACAAACATTTAA
- the secY gene encoding preprotein translocase subunit SecY, with amino-acid sequence MKKFITTIKNIFSIEELRNRILATLGFLVIFRLGSFVVLPGVDPTQLVDADGGIFGILNSLLGGSFSRASIFGLGIMPYISASIVIQLMTVAVPSFQKMQKEGESGRKKLTQITRILTILVTLAQSFGYIKTAIIAPGAVSPSVDQNLFMVSSMILLTAGTMFCMWLGEKITDKGIGNGISMLIMIGIISSLPAAAINEFYVTNGLNNALFSIVEIVALFGVVIVTVALVQATRRIPVQYAKQVVGGKVYGGQRQFIPLKVNASGVMPIIFAQALMILPTLIGQIWADSSDFWLKVTQAFVNPFSWQYNLVFALLIIAFTFFYTAITVNPSSMADDLKRNGGFVPGIKPGKPTSDFIGDVMDRITLPGSIFLAIIAILPTFAYNAGVGQNFSYFYGGTSLLIMVGVILDTLQQIESYLLMRHYEGMMKSGKMRGRSQNMAVA; translated from the coding sequence ATGAAGAAATTCATTACCACCATAAAGAACATTTTTTCCATTGAAGAGCTGAGAAATCGAATCTTAGCAACTTTGGGATTCTTGGTCATATTCAGACTTGGTTCATTCGTAGTATTGCCAGGTGTTGACCCAACACAATTGGTAGATGCTGACGGTGGTATTTTTGGAATTCTAAATTCATTATTAGGAGGTTCTTTTTCCAGAGCCTCTATCTTTGGTTTGGGTATCATGCCATATATCTCTGCGTCAATTGTGATTCAGTTGATGACGGTGGCCGTGCCTAGTTTCCAGAAAATGCAAAAAGAAGGAGAGTCAGGACGTAAGAAACTGACTCAAATCACTCGCATCCTAACGATCCTTGTGACATTAGCGCAGAGTTTCGGTTACATCAAAACAGCGATCATCGCTCCAGGAGCTGTATCTCCAAGCGTAGATCAAAACTTATTCATGGTGTCGTCAATGATCCTCTTAACTGCTGGTACAATGTTCTGTATGTGGTTAGGGGAGAAAATTACTGATAAGGGAATTGGTAATGGTATTTCTATGCTAATTATGATTGGAATTATTTCTAGTCTTCCAGCAGCAGCAATCAACGAGTTTTATGTTACTAATGGATTGAATAATGCATTATTCTCGATTGTTGAGATTGTAGCGTTATTTGGTGTCGTTATCGTGACCGTAGCTTTAGTACAGGCGACGCGCCGAATTCCAGTACAATATGCTAAGCAAGTAGTTGGAGGTAAAGTGTATGGCGGTCAGCGCCAGTTTATACCATTGAAAGTAAATGCTTCTGGTGTAATGCCGATTATTTTTGCTCAAGCACTGATGATTTTGCCAACACTTATTGGCCAGATTTGGGCCGATTCAAGCGATTTTTGGTTAAAGGTTACACAAGCATTTGTGAATCCTTTCTCTTGGCAGTATAACTTAGTATTTGCGCTATTGATTATAGCATTTACATTCTTCTATACTGCGATTACAGTCAATCCTTCAAGCATGGCGGATGACTTAAAAAGAAACGGTGGTTTTGTACCAGGTATTAAGCCTGGAAAACCAACTTCCGATTTTATCGGAGACGTAATGGATAGAATTACATTACCAGGATCAATTTTTCTAGCGATTATTGCCATCCTACCGACATTTGCTTACAACGCAGGCGTAGGACAAAATTTCTCTTATTTCTACGGAGGAACATCGCTATTGATTATGGTCGGAGTAATACTAGACACACTACAGCAGATTGAAAGTTACCTACTCATGAGACATTATGAGGGTATGATGAAATCTGGCAAGATGAGAGGAAGATCTCAGAATATGGCAGTTGCGTAA
- the map gene encoding type I methionyl aminopeptidase, with product MIFYKTEEEIELIRESAQILGKAHGEVAKHVKAGIRTKDLDKIAEEFIADHGAKASFKGYNGFPATLCISVNEVVVHGFPSEYELKDGDIISIDCGVFYKGFHSDSAYTYPVGDIPSETLALLKATKESLYKGIEEARFGNRIGDVAFAVQNYVEERGYTVVRELVGHGLGRSLHEGPEVPNYGKRGRGPKLNEGLVIAIEPMVNLGVRNIVQESDGWTIRTRDRAPSAHYEHTVAIFKDRTEVLTTHKYIEEVVKL from the coding sequence ATGATATTTTACAAGACTGAGGAAGAAATTGAACTCATTCGTGAGAGTGCTCAAATATTAGGCAAAGCTCACGGAGAAGTAGCCAAGCATGTAAAGGCTGGCATAAGAACAAAAGATCTGGACAAGATAGCTGAAGAGTTTATCGCAGATCATGGAGCCAAAGCATCTTTTAAAGGATACAATGGATTTCCAGCAACGCTTTGTATTTCAGTGAATGAAGTAGTAGTTCACGGTTTTCCTAGCGAATATGAATTGAAAGACGGTGATATAATCTCTATAGATTGTGGAGTCTTCTACAAAGGTTTTCATAGCGATTCCGCTTATACTTACCCGGTAGGAGATATCCCCTCAGAGACATTAGCACTTCTTAAAGCAACGAAAGAGTCGTTGTATAAAGGTATTGAAGAAGCCAGGTTTGGAAATCGAATTGGTGATGTAGCTTTTGCTGTCCAAAATTATGTGGAAGAAAGAGGTTACACAGTAGTGAGAGAATTGGTTGGTCATGGTTTAGGCAGAAGTCTACATGAAGGACCAGAAGTTCCGAATTATGGTAAACGCGGCAGAGGACCGAAGTTGAATGAAGGTTTGGTAATAGCTATTGAGCCAATGGTCAATTTGGGTGTTCGCAACATTGTTCAAGAAAGCGATGGATGGACTATAAGAACGAGAGATCGGGCACCGTCGGCGCATTATGAGCACACAGTCGCTATCTTCAAGGATAGAACAGAAGTTTTAACAACGCATAAATACATAGAAGAAGTAGTAAAACTTTAA